In the Phaseolus vulgaris cultivar G19833 chromosome 7, P. vulgaris v2.0, whole genome shotgun sequence genome, one interval contains:
- the LOC137827837 gene encoding protein CHAPERONE-LIKE PROTEIN OF POR1, chloroplastic isoform X1, with protein sequence MACTLSLRPNRLSPGSPFLRPPPLPPLFPKPIAAEPWRAAAPRIQCRRRTVAPVHAGSRADDSAPFEMSVENALKLLGVSEGASFDDILRAKNVILANCKDDQDAVAQVEAAYDMLLMQSLTQRRAGKVANSNVRYADVKRVKPPTVGSMPQWLKNSPVSIESPSTSDLGLQAGVYGALMGLTYLNGASTPVAAYAGADVPGLLLAGSFGASLYFMTKKNVKLGKATVITIGGLVAGAVVGSAVENWLQVDIVPFLGIHSPAAVVSEIIIISQFLVSLYLR encoded by the exons ATGGCATGCACTCTCTCCCTCCGGCCCAACCGTCTCTCGCCCGGTTCACCCTTCCTCAGACCGCCGCCGCTCCCTCCTCTTTTCCCCAAACCAATCGCCGCCGAACCGTGGCGCGCCGCGGCGCCGCGGATACAGTGCCGTCGCAGGACGGTGGCGCCGGTTCACGCCGGCTCTCGCGCCGATGACTCAGCGCCGTTCGAGATGTCGGTGGAGAACGCGCTGAAGCTGCTAGGCGTGTCGGAGGGCGCGTCCTTCGACGACATACTCCGCGCCAAAAACGTCATCCTCGCCAATTGCAAGGATGACCAAGACGCTGTTGCTCAG GTTGAGGCTGCATATGACATGTTGCTTATGCAGAGCCTAACTCAGCGGAGGGCAGGGAAAGTAGCAAACAGTAATGTTCGTTATGCTGATGTCAAGCGTGTTAAGCCCCCAACAGTGGGATCAATGCCTCAATGGTTGAAGAATTCACCTGTGTCAATTGAGTCACCTTCCACCAGTGATCTCGGTTTACAAGCTGGAGTGTATGGTGCCTTGATGGGTTTAACCTATCTTAATGGGGCTTCTACACCCGTTGCAGCTTATGCTGGGGCTGATGTTCCTGGACTCCTCTTGGCTGGTAGCTTTGGTGCTTCCCTGTACTTCATGACCAAAAAGAATGTTAAATTAG GGAAGGCCACTGTCATAACCATAGGAGGGCTCGTAGCTGGTGCTGTTGTAGGGTCAGCAGTAGAGAACTGGTTGCAGGTAGATATTGTCCCATTCCTGGGTATACACTCCCCTGCTGCTGTTGTTAGTGAAATCATTATTATATCTCAATTCTTGGTTTCTCTGTACCTAAGGTAA
- the LOC137827837 gene encoding protein CHAPERONE-LIKE PROTEIN OF POR1, chloroplastic isoform X2, with product MACTLSLRPNRLSPGSPFLRPPPLPPLFPKPIAAEPWRAAAPRIQCRRRTVAPVHAGSRADDSAPFEMSVENALKLLGVSEGASFDDILRAKNVILANCKDDQDAVAQSLTQRRAGKVANSNVRYADVKRVKPPTVGSMPQWLKNSPVSIESPSTSDLGLQAGVYGALMGLTYLNGASTPVAAYAGADVPGLLLAGSFGASLYFMTKKNVKLGKATVITIGGLVAGAVVGSAVENWLQVDIVPFLGIHSPAAVVSEIIIISQFLVSLYLR from the exons ATGGCATGCACTCTCTCCCTCCGGCCCAACCGTCTCTCGCCCGGTTCACCCTTCCTCAGACCGCCGCCGCTCCCTCCTCTTTTCCCCAAACCAATCGCCGCCGAACCGTGGCGCGCCGCGGCGCCGCGGATACAGTGCCGTCGCAGGACGGTGGCGCCGGTTCACGCCGGCTCTCGCGCCGATGACTCAGCGCCGTTCGAGATGTCGGTGGAGAACGCGCTGAAGCTGCTAGGCGTGTCGGAGGGCGCGTCCTTCGACGACATACTCCGCGCCAAAAACGTCATCCTCGCCAATTGCAAGGATGACCAAGACGCTGTTGCTCAG AGCCTAACTCAGCGGAGGGCAGGGAAAGTAGCAAACAGTAATGTTCGTTATGCTGATGTCAAGCGTGTTAAGCCCCCAACAGTGGGATCAATGCCTCAATGGTTGAAGAATTCACCTGTGTCAATTGAGTCACCTTCCACCAGTGATCTCGGTTTACAAGCTGGAGTGTATGGTGCCTTGATGGGTTTAACCTATCTTAATGGGGCTTCTACACCCGTTGCAGCTTATGCTGGGGCTGATGTTCCTGGACTCCTCTTGGCTGGTAGCTTTGGTGCTTCCCTGTACTTCATGACCAAAAAGAATGTTAAATTAG GGAAGGCCACTGTCATAACCATAGGAGGGCTCGTAGCTGGTGCTGTTGTAGGGTCAGCAGTAGAGAACTGGTTGCAGGTAGATATTGTCCCATTCCTGGGTATACACTCCCCTGCTGCTGTTGTTAGTGAAATCATTATTATATCTCAATTCTTGGTTTCTCTGTACCTAAGGTAA
- the LOC137829594 gene encoding protein ALTERED PHOSPHATE STARVATION RESPONSE 1-like produces the protein MGCVASKLEEEEEVVAICRERKRLLKLAVEKRYALAEAHCKYFHSLNAVAAAIKLFVARHSSPSSPFLITFPPPCPSSDSPSPPPENVITNPMFLQQTPSETKHEAIGCDSCISSTTSESSEEESEEKREGEDEGKGEEAQHEQPCGYYCMPMTMPMSMSMSMPMPMPMPPSMPSPQRDFGWDFFYPFDSVRSDMCGYQRNSDDDLRAVREEEGIPELEEEVEREEVEHKVVSVEENNNKSNNEGVAEQVMSGVETMKVVDVATENQGEQRGLAVLDTPAEGRELLEALKDIEDHFLRAYDSGKDVTRMLEANRIPLHSSLDEIKESSTKLIHAITWKSISSRQSSCKSLMAPNMKNSSTWVEYKNDLFDHGGMDSGRHSLTLGRLYAWEKKLYEEVKGGDSTRKNYEKKCAQLRNKNVRGDDMLSTDKTKSEVKDLYAGILVAIRRAESISKRIEKMRDEELQPQIVELLKGLTQTWKIMLESHETQKKILSEVKYFTCTTYEKFCNQSHGFATVQLEAQLQNWRDCFKEYTTAQEAYVEALHGWLSKFIVPEVEFYSRSKNVAMPYQVNGPPLLVICNNWLASLQKLPDKMVTLALKSFVKDVRALWLQQNKEQQQKRKVERLTRVLDRRCSSGPPKVETKMLELHATDHESQWSTTDHQDECMMEKNDHVETLRRKLEVEKEKHHSSMQETQRITLHGLQSGFSLVFESLSEFSKASQKMYNDLVSYSENSDKVGNITTYIEGGCNIESCNSQK, from the exons ATGGGGTGTGTTGCTTCAAAactagaggaagaagaggaggtGGTGGCTATTTGTAGAGAGAGAAAACGGCTATTAAAGCTAGCTGTGGAGAAAAGATATGCACTTGCTGAGGCTCATTGTAAGTATTTTCACTCTCTAAATGCAGTAGCTGCGGCCATTAAGCTCTTTGTTGCACGCCACTCTTCACCTTCATCACCTTTCCTCATAACTTTCCCTCCTCCTTGCCCTTCTTCTGACTCTCCTTCTCCACCGCCCGAGAATGTCATCACCAACCCCATGTTCCTCCAGCAGACACCCTCAGAAACCAAGCATGAAGCCATTGGTTGTGACTCATGCATCTCTTCAACAACCTCAGAGTCTtctgaggaagagagtgaagaAAAAAGGGAAGGAGAGGATGAAGGCAAGGGAGAAGAAGCGCAGCATGAGCAACCATGTGGGTACTATTGCATGCCTATGACTATGCCTATGTCGATGTCGATGTCGATGCCCATGCCTATGCCCATGCCACCTTCAATGCCATCCCCTCAGAGAGATTTTGGATGGGACTTCTTCTACCCTTTTGACAGTGTGAGGAGTGATATGTGTGGCTACCAGAGGAACTCAGATGATGATTTGAGGGCAGTGAGGGAGGAGGAGGGGATTCCTGAGTTGGAGGAAGAAGTGGAGAGAGAAGAGGTTGAGCACAAAGTGGTGAGTGTTGAAGAGAATAATAACAAAAGTAATAATGAAGGTGTTGCTGAGCAAGTGATGAGTGGTGTTGAAACAATGAAGGTGGTGGATGTGGCTACTGAGAACCAAGGGGAGCAAAGGGGGCTTGCAGTTCTTGATACGCCTGCAGAGGGGAGAGAGTTGCTCGAAGCATTGAAAGACATTGAGGACCATTTTCTCAGGGCTTATGATTCTGGTAAAGATGTGACCAGAATGCTGGAAGCAAATAGAATCCCCCTTCATTCTAGTTTGGATGAAATAAAAG AAAGTTCGACTAAACTCATTCATGCAATAACATGGAAGTCCATTTCATCTAGGCAATCATCATGCAAGAGTCTCATGGCTCCAAATATGAAAAATTCCTCAACTTGGGTGGAATATAAGAATGATCTGTTTGATCATGGAGGAATGGATTCGGGAAGGCATTCATTAACCTTAGGAAGGTTATATGCATGGGAAAAGAAACTCTATGAGGAGGTTAAG GGTGGAGATAGCACAAGGAAAAATTACGAAAAAAAATGTGCACAGCTGAGAAATAAGAATGTTAGAGGAGATGATATGCTGAGCACAGACAAAACTAAATCTGAAGTGAAAGATCTCTATGCTGGGATCTTGGTTGCAATCCGACGGGCAGAGTCGATCTCAAAGAGAATTGAGAAAATGAGAGATGAAGAATTGCAACCTCAAATTGTTGAACTCTTAAAAGG CCTGACTCAGACATGGAAAATCATGTTGGAGTCCCATGAAACCCAGAAGAAGATTCTATCTGAAGTCAAGTACTTCACATGCACCACGTATGAGAAATTCTGTAACCAGTCTCATGGATTTGCAACTGTTCAGCTCGAAGCTCAGCTTCAAAATTGGCGCGACTGCTTCAAAGAGTACACTACAGCACAAGAAGCATATGTTGAAGCTTTACATGGATGGCTGAGTAAGTTCATAGTCCCTGAAGTTGAGTTTTACTCAAGAAGCAAAAATGTCGCCATGCCATACCAAGTCAACGGGCCACCTCTCCTTGTGATATGCAACAATTGGTTAGCTTCACTGCAGAAGTTACCTGATAAAATGGTAACACTGGCATTGAAAAGCTTTGTGAAAGATGTTAGAGCTTTGTGGCTTCAGCAAAACAAAGAGCAACAGCAGAAAAGGAAGGTAGAGAGACTAACAAGAGTGTTGGACAGAAGATGCTCTTCAGGACCACCTAAAGTGGAGACCAAGATGCTTGAGCTGCACGCCACTGATCACGAATCACAGTGGAGTACTACTGATCATCAAGATGAGTGCATGATGGAGAAAAATGATCATGTGGAGACCCTGAGAAGAAAACTTGAAGTGGAGAAGGAGAAGCACCACAGCAGCATGCAGGAAACACAGAGGATCACCTTACATGGATTGCAATCTGGATTTTCTCTAGTGTTTGAATCCTTGTCTGAGTTCTCCAAAGCATCACAGAAAATGTACAATGATCTTGTAAGTTATAGTGAAAATAGTGACAAGGTTGGGAATATTACTACATATATAGAGGGTGGCTGCAACATTGAAAGTTGCAACAGCCAAAAATAG